The bacterium genome segment TGCAGCTTGGCGCGCGCCTTCGCCAGCAGCACGTCCGCGCCGTGAGCGTTGCCCTTCTCCGCGTGATAGCAGCCGGCCGCCGCCTGAACGAGCCCATGGTAGAACGTGCGCTCGGGCGGGCGGCTCGCCCGCCACACGTCCTCCCAATACTCGTGCGCCTCGAAGAACAGCCCCGCGTCGAACAGCGCGGCGCCCCGGTGGACGTCCGCCGGAACGCCGGGAGCCGGCGGCTGCGCGACAAGACGCAGCGCGTCGGAGAGCCTCGTCGCCTGGCGGTAAAAGTAGGCGCCGTGGGAACGGTACGCCGGGGCCAGCGCGATGCCGCCCGATTCCTCGACGAACAGGCCGGTCTCGAGCAGCGCACGGCGGACCGCGTCCTGGTCCTCCCCACGCGGGGACAGCGCGGCGACGTCGCGCGCCAGCGCCTCGACCGGGACGGCGCCGCCGGTGCCGGTTCGGGCGTACGCGGCCATCGCGGAGGCGACGAGCGCGGCGTCGGGCTGGCGGAGCGATTCGAGCGCGATGGCGGAGAGCGCGTGCTTGAGCCGAACGTAGCTCAAGGCGCGGCGCGTCCGAACGTCCGGATGGTCTCCGTCAGCGCCTGCGCGGAAACGGCCGGCGCCGCGCACTCCGTCGCGGTGCACGCGTACGCGCGCGGCCCTTCACGCGTGCCGGCCGACCCGCGGCCGGCAACCATGAAATCGACGCCGGCCGCGGCGCCGGCGGTCACCACGGCCGGAAGCCGGCCCGCCTCGCCGCCGGCCGCCTCCGGATCGTAGGTCTGCACGACGAGTCCGTGGCGGTAGGTCCCCAACGCCGCCGCACGCAGCGCGAGGGTGTTGGGATGCGCGCGCGGCCCGACGATCACGACGTGCAGCGGCGGCGCGAGATGCGTTTCCAGCGCCAGGCCGAGCGTCGCGGTGAACAGCCCCTGCTCGACGCGGCCCGGCGCGCACGCCCGCAGCGCCCGCTCCGCCTCGGCGCGATACCGTTCGTCGCCCGTCAGCGCGGCGAGCCGCTCGAGCACCAGAACGGCCACGCCGTTGCCTGAGGGCGTGGGCGCGTCTTGGACGGGGACGTACGGCAGCCCGAGCCCGCCCGGCCTCGATTCCCGGCCTGTCGCCGCGACGTCGTAGAACGCGCCGGACGGCGCGCGAAACTCTTCGAGGACGTACTCCGCGGTCTCGGCTGCGAGACGAAGGAATCGCGGCTCGCCGGTATGCTCGAAGGCGTCGAGCAGCGCGCCCGCCAGCTGGACCTGATCGTCGAGGAGTCCGCCGATGCTCTCCGGCGCGCCGACGACGTGCCGGAAGCCGCGGCCGCCCGCCGTGTGCCCCGCCGCGTCGCGAAGGACGCGCTCGAGCGCCCGGAGCGCGTCGTCGGCCGCTCCGGCGAGGCCCGGCACGCGGGCGGCCGCAAAGAACGCCGAGATCATCATGCCGTTCCATCCGGCGTAGATCGTGCGGTCGACGAACGGCGCGGTCCGGCCGGCCCGCGCCGCGAGGAGGCGCTCCTGCGCCCGCGCCAGCAGTACCTGGACGTCGTCGGGCGGACGGTTGAGCAGCGCCGCGACGGCATCGGGGTCTTTGTCGAGATACAGCACGTGCCGCCGGGGATCGTGGGGCATCTCGCCGGGGCCGTCGAGATGGTACCGCAGCGCGGCCGCGGCGAGCTCGTCGGGGTTCAGCGCGGCCGCCGCCTCCTCGCGCGTCCACGTGTAGTAGTCGCCGTCGTCGTCGAGCGAGATGTCGGCGTCCTGGCTCGTGTAGAAGCCGCCCTCCGGTCTGTCCATGAGCGTGCCGCGCACGTAGGCGATGATGCCGGCGGCGGCGTCCCGAAACACCGGCCGGCCGGTCGCGCGGAACGCGCCGGCGTAGTTGGCCAGCAGGCCGGCGTTGTCGTACAGCATCTTCTCGAAGTGCGGGACGATCCACGCCGCGTCCACGGAGTACCGGTGGAACCCCCCGCCGAGCTGATCGTACACGCCGCCGCGCGCCATCTTCTCGAGCGTCCGCGCGGCGACCGAGAGCAGTTCGGGGTCGCCGGTGCGGTCGTGGCGCCGCAGCAGCAGCTCGATGGCGCTCGAGTGCGGAAACTTCGGCGCGCCCCCGAAGCCGCCGTGAACCGCGTCGAACTGCCGCGTGATATCGGCGACCGCGGCCGCGACCAGCGCCGGCGTCAGGACCTCGCCGGTGTCGCGGACGTCGCCGAGACGGTGCAGCGCCTGATGGAGCTCGCCGGCATAGCCGTGCGCTTGGTCCCGCCGCGTGCGGTAGAACTCCGCGACCGACCGGAGCACCTGTTTGAATCCGGGACGGCCGTGCGCGCCGTCGGGCGGGAAGTAGGTTCCGCCGAAGAAGACGTGGCCGTCCGGGGTCAAGAAGGCCGTGAGCGGCCACCCGCCCTGTCCCGTGATCGCGCTGACCGCGTTCTGATAGCGCACGTCCACGTCCGGGCGCTCGTCGCGGTCGACCTTCACGGCGACGAAATTGGCGTTGATGACCGCCGCGGTCTCGGGATCGTCGTACGACTCGCGATCGATCACGTGGCACCAGTGGCACCACACCGCCCCGATATCGAGGAGAATCGGCTTGTCCTCGGCGCGCGCGCGGTCGAACGCGGCGTCGCTCCACGGATACCAGTCGACGGGCTGGTGGGCGGCGGACACGAGGTAGGCGCTGCGGGCGCCGGTCAGACGGTTCGGCATGGGTCTTACTGAAGATTATACCGGGCCCCGCTGGCGCGGGACTAGCCCGGGGTATGCGCGGGCGTCGAAAAATACGGGAGGCGCTCACCGCCCCGGCGTCTCACCGTCTTCAGCTCTCGCCGCCGGTGCCTACCGCCTGCCAGCTGTTCTCCGGAGTTACCCCCGAAGTACGCTTGACCAGCTCTCGGCGTCCACGTGCGCGAGCGTTTGAGTCGGCTACTCTGGCCGGAGGGCTTGCGCCTCCAGCACTATTTGTAGCACGCGCGGTGCGCTCCCGCAATCGGGAAACTTCGTTCGCGCGAAATCGGGATAATGTGGACAACAACGTGTGGATAAGACGCGTCTGTCGCTTCGAGGCTACGTCTCGCTGCTCTTTTCGACGAAATTCAGGCGCAGCGTGGTCAACAGCGTCTCGGTGTCGCGCAGCGCCTGCCCCTCGAGCTGCGGCCGCATCGCCTCGAGCAGCCCCGAAAACGCGTCGATCGCGATTTTTGCATCCCCGAGATCTTTCTCGATCTTTCCGCTCCCTGGATTCGGGACGAGGCCCAGCCCCTGCCACGCTTTGGCGCCGAGCACGCCGAGCATCCAGACGAGGAGTTCCCGCGTCGAAATCGCCTCGAGCGGGACGGCCTGACGGCCGGCGTCTTGACCGGCCGTAGACGAGGTTTCCGATCCGGATTCTGCGGCCGTCGTGCCGTCCGGCCCGGCGTCCCGGCGCGGTGTCTCTTCGCTCACCGTTGCACCCTCAGGCGGCGAGGCGCTCGACGGCGCGGCACAATACCTGGGCGCCGCGCGCCGCATCCTCCCAAGACGTGTGTTCCTCGGGGGAATGGCTGATCCCCCGGTCGCTCGGCACGAAGATCATCCCGGCGGGCACCTGCGGGGAGAGGATTTTAGCGTCGTGGCCGGCCCAGCTCGGCATCGTCGCGATCGGCCACCCGAGATCGCCTGCGGCCTGCACAATCGACGCGCGCACGCCGGCGTCGAGCGGCAGGGGCGGTTCGGCCCGCCAATCGGACATTTCGAGACCAAGCCCGTAGCGGCCGGCACACGCCCGGCCGGCCTGCTCGACGGCGGCGCGCAGTCCCGCGAGCAAGGACGCCTCGGCGCTCCGGACCTCGACCGCCATCTCCGCCGCGCCGGGGATGACGTTGGTCGCGCCCGGCGCGACGGTGAGACGCCCGACGGTTGCAACAGCCCGCCCGTCCGTATCGCGGGCGAGTGCCCGCACCTCTGCCACGAGGTCGGCGGCCCCCCACAGCGCGTCACGGCGCGCGTCCATCGGCGTCGTGCCGGCGTGGTTCGCCTGTCCGCGGAACGTGAAGGCCGCGCGGGCTATGCCGACGATCGCCTCGACCGCGGCAAGTACTGCCTGGCGGGAGGCCAGGATCGGACCCTGTTCGATGTGGAGCTCGAGATAGGCGGCCATGGCGGGCGACAGCGGCGCGCGGGCAACCCCGGGATCGAACGCCCGCAGCAGGGCCGCGGCCGTCATGCCGTCGCGGGCGTGAATCGTCTCCGGCGCGGGCGCCCGGCCGACGACACCGAGCGACCCGAGGCAGCCGACGCCAAACGACGTCCCTTCTTCCTCGGCGAATCCGAGCAGCAGCAGCGGACGCGCAAGACGCGTGCCGGCGTCGCGCAGCGCCTGCGCCGCCTCGATCGCCGCGACCACGCCGAGCGCGCCGTCGAAGATTCCGCCGTTCGGCACGGTGTCGAGGTGCGATCCCGCCGCCACCGGCGGCAACCCCGCCTCCGCGCCCGGCACCAGCCCGTGAAGGTTGCCCCAGATATCCACGGCGGCCGCGGCGCCGGCCGCGCGCATCCACCCAGCGACGAGCCGGACGGCGGCCGCGTGCTCCGGCCGGTAGGACAGCCGCGTCACGCCGCCCTCGGGCGTCCGTCCGATCTGCGCCAGCTCTTCGAGGCGGCGGCGCAGACGGGCGCCGTCGATCGTCGCCGGCATCTCAGCGCGTCCGCGGATCCCAGATCTCGCGGATGCCGTCGCCGGCGACGTTCACCGCGAAGACGGTGATGGCGATCGCGATCCCCGGCCAGATCGACAGCCACGGGGCCTGCGTCAGGTACTGCTGGGCGGCGTTCAGCATCGAGCCCCACGACGGGGTCGGCGGCTGGGTCCCCAAGCCGAGGAAACTCAGCGTCGCCTCGGTCAGGATCGCGCCCGCGACGTTGAGCGAACCCTGCACGACGATCGGGGCGACGCTGTTGGGCAGAAGGTGCCGCCAGATGATCCGCCGGTCCGCCGCCCCCATCGCGCGCGCGGCCTGAATGTACTCGCGGCCGCGCTCGGAGAGCACCTGCGCCCGCATGATCCGCATGAACACCGGCATGAGCCCGGCCGCGATCGCGATCATCGCCTTGTTCAAGCCCGGACCCAGCACGGCGACCACGGTCAGCGCCAGGATCAAGTTCGGAATCGAGAGCATCGCGTCGGTCAACCGCATCAGCACGTTGTCGAGCCGGTCGCCGTAGAATCCGGCCGCGAGCCCGAGCGGCACGCCCGCGGAGATGCCGAGCCCCACCGAGACGAGGCCGGCCGCGAGGGAGGCGCGCGAGCCGAAGACGATGCGGCTCGCGACGTCGCGGCCCAGCTCGTCGGTGCCGAGCAGGTGGCGGCCGCCGGGCGGCTGGAGGTAGGCCGTGAAGTCGGTCTTGATCGGAGAGTACGGAGCGATCCACGGCGCCGCGGCAGCGATCACGACGACCAGCGCAAAGACGAGTAGGCCGGCCAACGCGAGCCGGTTGCGCGCAAACCGCCCGGCTAGGTGCCGCACCCCGCGCGTCGCAGGGGCGCGGGGGCGAATCGCCGGCAGGGCCCCGGCGACGGTGCTCACGTCCGGCCGCCCTCGAGCGTGATCCGCGGATCGATGACCGAGTAGAGGATATCGACCGCCAGGTTGACCGCGAGCACAGACAGCGCGCTGAACATCACGACGCCCTCGAGCATCGGATAGTCCCGCGAGTAGATCGACTCCACGGCGAGCCGCCCCATGCCGGGTACCGAAAAGATCGTCTCCGTGATGACGACGCCGCCGAGCAGCGTGCCGAGCTGGATGCCCATCACCGTGATCACGGGGATCACGGCGTTGCGCAGGGCGTGCCGCACCAGCACGGTCGCGGCGGCCAGTCCTTTGGCGTTCGCGGTGCGCACGAAGTCCGCGCTCAGAACCTCCAGCATGCTGCTGCGCAGCTGCCGCATCACGACCGCGGCCAGAATAATCCCCAGCACGAACGCCGGCATGATCAGCGTACGGAGGTTGCGGCCGAGATCTTGGGTCGGCGGCACGTAGCCCGACGCCGGCAGCCAGTGCAGATTGACCGCGAACAGGTAGATCAACATGATCCCGAGCCAGAAGTTCGGGATGCTGAGCCCGGTGAGCGCTGCGGCCGACGCCGCGTAGTCGGCGGCCGTGCGCCGGCGCCAGGCGGCCAGCACGCCGGCCGGGATCGCGATCGTCCACGCGATCACGAGGGCCATGCACGAGAGCTCGGCGGTCACCGGAATCTTCTGTGCCACCGTCGCGAGCACCGAGCGGTTGTCCTTGAACGAATGCCCGAAGTCTCCGTGCAGCATGCCGCCGATCCACCGCGCGTACTGGACGGGCAGCGGCCGGTCGAGGCCCATCTGATGGCGGAGGGCGACGAGCGCGTCCGGCGAGGCCTCCTCGCCGAGAAAGAGGCGCGCCGCGTCGCCCGGGATGAGGTTGATCAGCGTGAAGATGATCACGCTGACGAAGAACAGCACGGGGACCATCTGCAGAAGCCGGTGCGTGATGAAGCGGAGCATACGCGGTGGCGGCCGGGCGGCGCCTTCCGCCGCCGGCCGCGGGCCATCTAGGCGAGCCGGACCGCTCGGAGCCTCATCATACCGTCCGGCTGGTCGACGAAGCCGCGCACCCGGTCGGAGACGAGTTTGTATTCCTTCGAAGCCCACAGCCACACATACGGCATGTCGTCGGCAAGGATCTTTGTCGCTTCGCTGTACGCGCGCCGGCGCTGGTTCATGTCCTGCAGGAGCCTCGCGGCGTCCAGCAGTTCGTCGACCTTGGGATTGTCGTACCCCGAATCGTTGAACGACCCGAGGCCGGACTTGGTGATGAAGGGATAAATGTCAAAGTCCGGGTCGGGCCGCCCGCTCCAGCCGAGGATGCCGGCCTCGTGCTGGAGATGGTCGAGCACGCTGAGGAACGCCCCGAATTCGATGAGCTGAATCTTGGCCTGGATCCCGGCCTCCGACGCCATGGACTGCACCGCCTGTGCCACCGACTGGACGAACGGGATCGGCACGGTGAGCAGCGTGAACGTAAACCCATTCGGGTGCCCGGCCGCCTGAAGTTTTTCCTTGGCCAGCGGGATGTTGCGCGGTGGGATCTTCCAGGCCGGATCGTATGCCGGCGTACCCGGCGGAAAGAACGAGTAGATGGGGTCCGCCGCGCCCTGCAGCACCACGTTGGCAATAGCGTTTCGGTCGATCGTCGCGTTCAACGCCTGACGCAGCAGCTTGTTGTCGAACGGCGGCTTCGTCACGTTGAGCCAGATCCCGTTGTAGGCGAACGGCCCTTTCTCGATGAGGCGGAACCGGGCGCCGCTCTGCGCGGCCTCTTTCTTGAGCGACGGGATCTGCGGCAGCGGCGGCGCGTTGATGATGTCGGTGTCGCCCGACTTGAGGCTGGCGACCCGGGCGTTGTCGTCGACGATCGTCCGGTAGGTGATGCGGCCGAGATACGGCTGGCCCTTGACCCAATAGTCGGGATTCCGGTCGAGCGTAATGTGATCTTGGGGAATTTTCTCGACGAACCGGAACGGGCCGGTCCCTACCGGGTGAAGCGCGAAGTTGAGACCGTCCTTCTGCGCCGCGGCCGGCGAGACCATCATCCCGGCCCGGTCGGTCAGGACGTACATGAGCGGGCTGTACGGGCGCTCGAGCGTCACTCTGACGGTGTAGGCGTCGACCGCCTCCGCCCCGATCACCGGCCCGAGCTCGCTGCGCCGGGTCGAGGGAAACTTCGGATCGCGCATCCGGTCGAAATTGTACTTGACGGCCTGCGCGTTGAACGGCGTCCCGTCGTGGAACTTGACGCCCTGCTGCAGTTTGAACGTGTACGTCTTGCCGTCCGGGCTGACCGTCCACGACGTCGCCAACATCGGCACGATGCGGAGGTTTTCGTCCGTGTCGACGAGCTTGTCGTAGAGGTTCTGGTACACCTGGCGGTCCACGGCGGCCGTGGACCGGTGCGGGTCCATATTCGGCGGATCGGATTCGAGCGCGATCCGTATCCCGGAGCCGCCCGGGGCTGCGGACGCCGGAATCAGATCGGCGGCGGACAACGCGCCCGCGCCGAGCGACGCGGCGGCGCCCCACCGCAGCAGATCTCTTCTGGTTGGCCGTGCCGGGTCTGTCGAAGAAGGCACAAACATCCCCCCTCACGATTGGGCTCCGCCAATTTGGGCGGGGTACGCTTTTGCGGACCGGCGGGAAACTCCTCCACCCCACCCGGGTCTGCGCTACAGAAACGTGACCGCGGGTGCTCCGGTTCGCGGATCAGCCGACCGGGTGCGCCCTCGTGTGCGCCAGCTTGCCCCCCGCCATGAGGTAGTCGCGCTCGCGCCGGTTCAACGCGACGTTGACCGTGAAGGCGGCGCCCTTCGTCGCGTTGCGCACGGAGAGCTGCGATGCGCCCCCGTCGATCTGCGCGCGGAGGTCCGCGATCTCCAGCACGTCGCCCTGCGCGACCCGCTCGTAGTCCGCCGGATCTGCGAACGTCATCGGTAGAATGCCCCAGTTGATGAGGTTGGCCAGGTGGATCCGGGCGAACGCCTTGACGATCACGCCCGTGACCCCGAGGTACATGGGCGCGATCGCGGCGTGCTCGCGGCTGCTGCCCTGGCCGTAGTTGCGTCCGCCGACGATGAAGCCGCCGCCGCGCTCCTTCGCCCGGGCGACGAACGCGGGGTCCACGCGGTTGAACACGTAGTCCGCCAGTTTCGGGATGTTGGAGCGGAACCGGAGGATCTGCGAGCCCGCCGGCATGATGTGGTCGGTGCTGATGTCGTCGCCCAGCTTGATCAACACTTCCGCCCGCAGCGCCGCGGCCAGCGGCCCCTTGAGCGGGATCCCGACGATGTTGTCGCCCTTGATGACCCGGAGCGCCGGGGCTTCCGCTTCCGTCGCAGGGGGCACCAGGCTCGTATTGTCCTGGGGCAGACGGCGCGGCATCTCCTGGACCGGCGCGGCCATGCCGAGTGTGCGGGGATCCGTGATCACGCCTGCGACCGCGGACGCCGCGGCCACCTCGCTCGACGAGAGGTACACTTCGTCGTCCTTCTGCCCGGTCCGGCCTTTGAAGTTGCGGTTGATCGCGCGCAGCGACTTCATGCCCTTCGCCGGCACGTGGCCGATCCCGATGCACGCGCCGCAGGTCGCCGCCTCCACGTTCACGCCGGCGGCGATCATCTCGGTGAGCAGGCCTTCGCGCGCCAGCACCTCGAGGTCGAGCCGGCTGCTGGGGTGCACGAAGAACGTGACGTCGGGATGCACGCGGCGGCCCTTCACGATCTGCGCGACGGCTTTGAGGTCGGTGTAGGAGCCGTTGGTGCACGACCCGACCATCACTTGGTCGACCTTGATGCCGGCCGCCTGGCCGACCGGCACGACCTTGTCGGGGTTGCTCGGCATCGCGACAAGCGGCTCGATCGCGCCGAGATCCACCGCCATCGACTCATCGTACGCGGCGTCCGGATCGGGCAGCACCTCGCGCCACGCGTCGCCGCGG includes the following:
- a CDS encoding DUF1844 domain-containing protein, with product MSEETPRRDAGPDGTTAAESGSETSSTAGQDAGRQAVPLEAISTRELLVWMLGVLGAKAWQGLGLVPNPGSGKIEKDLGDAKIAIDAFSGLLEAMRPQLEGQALRDTETLLTTLRLNFVEKSSET
- a CDS encoding thioredoxin domain-containing protein; this encodes MPNRLTGARSAYLVSAAHQPVDWYPWSDAAFDRARAEDKPILLDIGAVWCHWCHVIDRESYDDPETAAVINANFVAVKVDRDERPDVDVRYQNAVSAITGQGGWPLTAFLTPDGHVFFGGTYFPPDGAHGRPGFKQVLRSVAEFYRTRRDQAHGYAGELHQALHRLGDVRDTGEVLTPALVAAAVADITRQFDAVHGGFGGAPKFPHSSAIELLLRRHDRTGDPELLSVAARTLEKMARGGVYDQLGGGFHRYSVDAAWIVPHFEKMLYDNAGLLANYAGAFRATGRPVFRDAAAGIIAYVRGTLMDRPEGGFYTSQDADISLDDDGDYYTWTREEAAAALNPDELAAAALRYHLDGPGEMPHDPRRHVLYLDKDPDAVAALLNRPPDDVQVLLARAQERLLAARAGRTAPFVDRTIYAGWNGMMISAFFAAARVPGLAGAADDALRALERVLRDAAGHTAGGRGFRHVVGAPESIGGLLDDQVQLAGALLDAFEHTGEPRFLRLAAETAEYVLEEFRAPSGAFYDVAATGRESRPGGLGLPYVPVQDAPTPSGNGVAVLVLERLAALTGDERYRAEAERALRACAPGRVEQGLFTATLGLALETHLAPPLHVVIVGPRAHPNTLALRAAALGTYRHGLVVQTYDPEAAGGEAGRLPAVVTAGAAAGVDFMVAGRGSAGTREGPRAYACTATECAAPAVSAQALTETIRTFGRAAP
- a CDS encoding aconitate hydratase, which produces MGDNVTRKILGAHLVDGRMVPGEEIGIRIDEILIQDITGTAAMMHFEAMQLHRVRCKVACCYGDHNVLQVSEENTEDHVYLASAARKYGIWWAKPGAGIGHQIQQEHFAVPGDTALGADSHTPHIGGMGVYAMGAGGLDVAVAMGGGPYFLDMPAVVRVELTGQLRPWSTAKDVILEMLRRLTASGGFGKVFEYVGPGIRTLNVQQRITICNMGAELGATTSMFPSDGATRDYLRTIGRGDAWREVLPDPDAAYDESMAVDLGAIEPLVAMPSNPDKVVPVGQAAGIKVDQVMVGSCTNGSYTDLKAVAQIVKGRRVHPDVTFFVHPSSRLDLEVLAREGLLTEMIAAGVNVEAATCGACIGIGHVPAKGMKSLRAINRNFKGRTGQKDDEVYLSSSEVAAASAVAGVITDPRTLGMAAPVQEMPRRLPQDNTSLVPPATEAEAPALRVIKGDNIVGIPLKGPLAAALRAEVLIKLGDDISTDHIMPAGSQILRFRSNIPKLADYVFNRVDPAFVARAKERGGGFIVGGRNYGQGSSREHAAIAPMYLGVTGVIVKAFARIHLANLINWGILPMTFADPADYERVAQGDVLEIADLRAQIDGGASQLSVRNATKGAAFTVNVALNRRERDYLMAGGKLAHTRAHPVG
- a CDS encoding DUF309 domain-containing protein; this encodes MSYVRLKHALSAIALESLRQPDAALVASAMAAYARTGTGGAVPVEALARDVAALSPRGEDQDAVRRALLETGLFVEESGGIALAPAYRSHGAYFYRQATRLSDALRLVAQPPAPGVPADVHRGAALFDAGLFFEAHEYWEDVWRASRPPERTFYHGLVQAAAGCYHAEKGNAHGADVLLAKARAKLQAFAPRYLGVDVAALLRSLEAVRAGAAPREAAAVPGIFRRPVRPAR
- a CDS encoding ABC transporter permease, giving the protein MSTVAGALPAIRPRAPATRGVRHLAGRFARNRLALAGLLVFALVVVIAAAAPWIAPYSPIKTDFTAYLQPPGGRHLLGTDELGRDVASRIVFGSRASLAAGLVSVGLGISAGVPLGLAAGFYGDRLDNVLMRLTDAMLSIPNLILALTVVAVLGPGLNKAMIAIAAGLMPVFMRIMRAQVLSERGREYIQAARAMGAADRRIIWRHLLPNSVAPIVVQGSLNVAGAILTEATLSFLGLGTQPPTPSWGSMLNAAQQYLTQAPWLSIWPGIAIAITVFAVNVAGDGIREIWDPRTR
- a CDS encoding Zn-dependent hydrolase; translation: MPATIDGARLRRRLEELAQIGRTPEGGVTRLSYRPEHAAAVRLVAGWMRAAGAAAAVDIWGNLHGLVPGAEAGLPPVAAGSHLDTVPNGGIFDGALGVVAAIEAAQALRDAGTRLARPLLLLGFAEEEGTSFGVGCLGSLGVVGRAPAPETIHARDGMTAAALLRAFDPGVARAPLSPAMAAYLELHIEQGPILASRQAVLAAVEAIVGIARAAFTFRGQANHAGTTPMDARRDALWGAADLVAEVRALARDTDGRAVATVGRLTVAPGATNVIPGAAEMAVEVRSAEASLLAGLRAAVEQAGRACAGRYGLGLEMSDWRAEPPLPLDAGVRASIVQAAGDLGWPIATMPSWAGHDAKILSPQVPAGMIFVPSDRGISHSPEEHTSWEDAARGAQVLCRAVERLAA
- a CDS encoding ABC transporter permease, which translates into the protein MLRFITHRLLQMVPVLFFVSVIIFTLINLIPGDAARLFLGEEASPDALVALRHQMGLDRPLPVQYARWIGGMLHGDFGHSFKDNRSVLATVAQKIPVTAELSCMALVIAWTIAIPAGVLAAWRRRTAADYAASAAALTGLSIPNFWLGIMLIYLFAVNLHWLPASGYVPPTQDLGRNLRTLIMPAFVLGIILAAVVMRQLRSSMLEVLSADFVRTANAKGLAAATVLVRHALRNAVIPVITVMGIQLGTLLGGVVITETIFSVPGMGRLAVESIYSRDYPMLEGVVMFSALSVLAVNLAVDILYSVIDPRITLEGGRT
- a CDS encoding ABC transporter substrate-binding protein; this translates as MPSSTDPARPTRRDLLRWGAAASLGAGALSAADLIPASAAPGGSGIRIALESDPPNMDPHRSTAAVDRQVYQNLYDKLVDTDENLRIVPMLATSWTVSPDGKTYTFKLQQGVKFHDGTPFNAQAVKYNFDRMRDPKFPSTRRSELGPVIGAEAVDAYTVRVTLERPYSPLMYVLTDRAGMMVSPAAAQKDGLNFALHPVGTGPFRFVEKIPQDHITLDRNPDYWVKGQPYLGRITYRTIVDDNARVASLKSGDTDIINAPPLPQIPSLKKEAAQSGARFRLIEKGPFAYNGIWLNVTKPPFDNKLLRQALNATIDRNAIANVVLQGAADPIYSFFPPGTPAYDPAWKIPPRNIPLAKEKLQAAGHPNGFTFTLLTVPIPFVQSVAQAVQSMASEAGIQAKIQLIEFGAFLSVLDHLQHEAGILGWSGRPDPDFDIYPFITKSGLGSFNDSGYDNPKVDELLDAARLLQDMNQRRRAYSEATKILADDMPYVWLWASKEYKLVSDRVRGFVDQPDGMMRLRAVRLA